The DNA segment GGGCGCCGGAATCGGTGCCGCCGCGGGCGCCTGGATGGGTAACGGCATGAGCAGATAAGACCAAAACCATCCCTGCCACTTTAAAATCTACTTTTGATCACAAATAGCCTGAACTTCATTGAGTAGGCATTGATCCGTGGGAGGGGCTTTAGCCGCGACTGAAAGCCTCTTATCGCGGCTAAAGCCCCTTCCACACTAGCCAATGAAACCTGACAATCGAAAAGTAAATCCAGGCCGAATACCTTAGAAAACTATTATTTCCCGTCCAGTCCCCTACCCTACAACTAAGGATTTCGTCAAAATTAACTGCCGGAAGTTTTGGAGAACAATAATGTGGGGGGCAAATTCATTCGTCCATTGAAATGCTATTTGGCGAATAAATTCACCCCTACCTGGGAAGTGAATTTTTGCTGAATCCTAAACATTATAAGGTCCGGCAATCCAGTCTCTTAACACGGCCTCGTCGCGCTCGGGCAAATAGGCAAAGTCCCCGGATATATCGCGATACACCGCGTCGGCGCTGTGAGTCGATACCAACTTACCCTTGACCATGTAAAAAAACCAGGCGAACGGATAACCGGCCTGTCTATCGAATCGATTCAACACGTTGCTTAAAGCACTACCCTTCTTACCGGCAAAATCTTCCAGATGCGGCAGGTGGTTTTTGTGGATATTAACAATTTCCACGTTGACGATTTGTTCGCCGAAACGGCCGGTGTGTTGATAAGGCCGGATGATCCAATCCGCCGACATCCGATGTTTCAACCCGGCACTGCAGCGGTTCCAGTCGTCCATGAAGCGTTGCACCGGATGTTCGCCCGGATGGCGTTCGTTGATCACTTCCATGAACAGTTTGACATCTGTCTTACGGCGATAGGTATAACGCGAATGGCCGAAACCAAAACTTTCGATGCAGAAAGGTTGCAAGGGATCGATAAATTCTTCCAGATCTTCCGGCGGATTGTTTTGATCGACCAGCATCCTGTCGGACATTTCGCTGGTTTTATCGATCTCGATCAGAGTAAAGTCTTCGGCGCGGCCGCCGGTTTGCACTACAAAATATAGGGTTCTGCCTGTCTGCTTGGTCGCAATCAGTTTCTGATCCAAGGCATGGTCTATCAAGGTTTGTAAATTTTGTCCGCATTCCAGATAGGTCCGCTCGACCCATTCGATCAAATCGCTGGCGATGCGGTTACCGTCCATGTCCACCACCCCGCCCAATCGATACCATTCATCACCCGTCATCGCCAGATGAATCGGATAATCGGGGATCAGGCTTTGCAATTTGTTTAATAACAATTCGTCGGTCTGGCCGGGGATGATTTTCTTACAACAATCGGTAATATCCTGTCCGGCGAGGGCTAAACGCGATTCAGTCATGGTCGGAATCCAAGGCATGGGTTGAATTAAGGCGTCTTTGTGCGACTTCGCGCACATCAGGTTCGGGGTCGTTGACTAATGCAGCCAGGTATTTAGGATCAACTTTCAAAGCCACCGTGTAGCGTACCACCCAATCGCTATCATTCAGCAGGGCCACGGCATCTTCGGCCGGCAGGCGTTCGGCGACGATACGCCGCACATCCGCCATAGGATCGTTGGCCATCAATCCCAAGCTGACTTCCGGTAGACGTTCGGCGACAATTTTACGGACTTGCTCATCCTCGTCCTTGATGAAGCGAAACAAGCGGCCAGGTGCCAAGCGTTTGGCAACCATTAATCGCACGATGTAATCCTGGTCACCCGCAAGTAGTTCGAGATGTTCGGGATCGATGCGGTCGGCCACCGTCATCCTCACTTCGCGATCGGGATCGTTAATCCAGGCCAATAATTGCTGGGCCGGCAGACGGTACGCCACCGCGCGCCTGACCACCTCGTCCTCATCGTTTATTAAAACTTGCAGGGCTTTTTGCGGGGCATAGCGAACCGCAATGGCACGACGCTCCCAAAACTTATCTTGCAGGTAATGTACGGCATAGGCGGGATTGACCCGAAAGAAGCGATCAATCTGCCGGCCGCTTTCGACAAAGACACAAGTATCGCCAGGCATGCAGCGCCCCATCAGCAGGGTTTTGCCACGGAATGGGCACAGACTGCAATCGGCAATGCGCGGAGACACGGGATCGGCGGACTCGACCATCGGGAACCCCTAATCTTCCAGAACTTCGGCGATCACGATGCCCGTGGCATTTTCGTAGCTATTGGTCAGGCATAGACAATGTTCACGCCCATCGATCAAATAGAGATTGAACCCTTCACCTTCCAAGACCGGCTGGTTGTTTGGAAGATCATCTTCCATGCAATAGGTGAAATGTACCCCCGGATTTTCGCCTCTCAACTTCGCCACTAACGATTCATTCAATGATTCGCTTCCGATGATAGAAGCTATATGTTGCAGTTGTTCAGGGCTGATCATGGCAATTCCTGTTTATATGCTGGGTAGGGTCAAATCATTCGACGCTCGGCCTACGACATGATGAACAACAGGCCGAATAAATTCGACCCTACCTCGCTTTACATCATTTGACGAGCCGCTTAAGCCACCAAGGGCAAAATGCAGTTATCGATCGGACAAACCTTCACACATTGCGGCACATCGTAATCGCCGTTGCATTCCGTACAGGTTTTTTTATTGATCTCAAACACGACCGCACCCTCTTTAATCGAGTCGGTGGGGCATACGGGTTTGCAATCTCCGCAGGAAATACATTCTTCAGCAACAATATATAAAGACATAATAAGCTCCTTTTATAAACGTTTCGCTTGTAGAGTAATTGGAATATTGGGGGGCGTATCCAGTACGTCGAAATAATACTTGGACCCGTCGCCCAATACAACTTCACCACCCCATTTGTCAGGGCTATCAAATTCCAAGGACTCTACGGTCTCTTCCAAATCTTTCTTTGCAACGTAAAACAACAATTTGCCGTCTTCACGTTTTCTAAGCATGACGCTGGGCATGGTTTTCTCCAAACAAAAAGTAGGGTGGGCATCGCCCACCCCACGGGTGACAACAGGATTAACGAATCAAATCGTAGTTGTAGTCGGTGGTTCCCATGCCTTTGGTTTCTTTATCCAACTGTTCCAGTACCGCATTGACCAGGGTCGTCAGCATATACATCGCGCCTTCGTAACCCAGAGTCGTCATCCGGTGTAGATGATGGCGATCGAAGATTGGGAAACCGATACGAATCAAAGGTACTTCAAATTCCTCACCTTTGTAGACAGTATCGCGTTGGATGAATTTACCGTAGGAGTTGCCGATCATGAAGTCCGGTTTGTTGGTAAACATCAATGAGCGGAAGTGCCACAAATCCTTGCCGATATGCACGGTAGCGCTTTGGCCGTAAGGCGAGGCTTTCAACACTTCTTCAACCGCTTTTTTGAAACGTTTATTGGCATGATTGACCAGTACATCGGTGACTTCCGCACCCATTTCCAGCAGGAATTTGGTCATGCCCAAGGCAAAGTCCGCATCGCCGTACAGCGCGAATTTTTTGCCGTGCAACCAGGCGTGTGAGTCGGTCATCATGTCGACCAGACGGCCACGTTCGGTCTCCAGCGATTTTGGAATCGGTTTACCGGTCAGTTCGGAGATTTTCATCAACAATTGGTCGGTCCATTCCAGGCCCATCGGGATGTTCAATTTAGGCACATCCTGTTTCCAGGTGCCTTCGACGAACTTCTTGGTTTTTTCCAATTGCCAAGGTTGCAACAGAACGGTCGTGATCGCGTTCGGTGCGTCCTTGACTTCGTCGATGGTAGTGCCGCCGGCATACATGTTGAATTGGCCATCGGCTGGAGTATCCAACACTTCGGTAGGATCGCTCAACAGGGTGTAATCGACGCCCATTTCCTTCATCATCCGGTGGATCACGCGGAAGTTGCCCAAATAGGTTTCAAAGCCAGGTACAAAGTTAATTTTGCCGTTGGAGCCAACTTCCTTGCCTTCCATAAAGTTCAGCGTGAAGTAGCGGGCAATGCCTTCGAACATATTGTCCCAACCGGTAGTATGACTACCGACGAAGCTAGGAGTATGCGCGAACGGAACAGGATAATCCTGATCGATATGGCCTTCTTTTTTGGCGTTGTTGATGAACGCGTTCAAGTCGTCGCCGATAACTTCCGCCATACAGGTGGTCGATACCGCGATCATGGTAGGCTTGTACAAGGCTTTGGCGTTTTCCAGACCGGCAAACATGTTTTTCTGACCGCCGAATACCGCCGCGTCTTCAGTCATTGAGTCGGAAACGCAAGAGATTGGCTCTTTGAAATGACGGTTGAAGTAAGTACGGAAATAAGCCACGCAACCTTGCGAACCGTGCACATAAGGCATGGTTTTCTCAAAGCCCAATGAGCACAATACGGCACCCAGGGGTTGGCAGGCTTTAGCTGGGTTGACGGTAATCGCTTCGCGGTTGAAGTTCAATTCTTGGTATTCCTTAGTGGTCGTCCACTGGAATACTTCGTCAATTTGATCTTGTGGATGGCGTTCTTCGTAGTTCGCCCGTTTGTTGGCCAGACTTTCCTTGTATTCATCATTTCTGAATAAAGGATAACTAGGTTCAATTTTATCGACTTGTTGGCTCATGATAATCTCCTAACGCGCCACTAATCCGTGGACTACGTAACAGGCTAAAGGCTAAAGGCTAAGGGCAAAACGGATGACCGGCGGCCATGGTGGCGGTATATCTCACCTTTCAACCGCTGCCTTGCGCCTTATCTAAATTAAGCTGGATGCGCTGGATGAGCGAAAAGCTCGCTCCAGCGCGGGTACCGCCGTTTACGCGACGGCTTTGACCGGTTCGCTGGCGGCCTCGGTTTTCCAAGGCGCTTTAAAGCTTTTCCAGCAGGGATTGTTGATGGTCATGTCCATATCGCGAGCGAAGATGGCGAAGCCGTCATAGCCGTGATAAGGGCCTGAATAATCCCAGGAGTGCATTTGGCGGAACGGCACGCCCATTTTTTGGAAAATGTATTTTTCCTTGACACCGGAACCGACCAAGTCGGGTTGGACTTTTTTGACGAACTCTTCGAATTCGTAACCGGTCACGTCATCGTACAGCAGGGTGGCGT comes from the Methylomonas sp. LL1 genome and includes:
- a CDS encoding 4Fe4S-binding leucine-rich repeat protein, yielding MVESADPVSPRIADCSLCPFRGKTLLMGRCMPGDTCVFVESGRQIDRFFRVNPAYAVHYLQDKFWERRAIAVRYAPQKALQVLINDEDEVVRRAVAYRLPAQQLLAWINDPDREVRMTVADRIDPEHLELLAGDQDYIVRLMVAKRLAPGRLFRFIKDEDEQVRKIVAERLPEVSLGLMANDPMADVRRIVAERLPAEDAVALLNDSDWVVRYTVALKVDPKYLAALVNDPEPDVREVAQRRLNSTHALDSDHD
- a CDS encoding DUF6129 family protein, producing MISPEQLQHIASIIGSESLNESLVAKLRGENPGVHFTYCMEDDLPNNQPVLEGEGFNLYLIDGREHCLCLTNSYENATGIVIAEVLED
- a CDS encoding 4Fe-4S binding protein, which produces MSLYIVAEECISCGDCKPVCPTDSIKEGAVVFEINKKTCTECNGDYDVPQCVKVCPIDNCILPLVA
- the nifT gene encoding putative nitrogen fixation protein NifT; this encodes MPSVMLRKREDGKLLFYVAKKDLEETVESLEFDSPDKWGGEVVLGDGSKYYFDVLDTPPNIPITLQAKRL
- the nifK gene encoding nitrogenase molybdenum-iron protein subunit beta; this translates as MSQQVDKIEPSYPLFRNDEYKESLANKRANYEERHPQDQIDEVFQWTTTKEYQELNFNREAITVNPAKACQPLGAVLCSLGFEKTMPYVHGSQGCVAYFRTYFNRHFKEPISCVSDSMTEDAAVFGGQKNMFAGLENAKALYKPTMIAVSTTCMAEVIGDDLNAFINNAKKEGHIDQDYPVPFAHTPSFVGSHTTGWDNMFEGIARYFTLNFMEGKEVGSNGKINFVPGFETYLGNFRVIHRMMKEMGVDYTLLSDPTEVLDTPADGQFNMYAGGTTIDEVKDAPNAITTVLLQPWQLEKTKKFVEGTWKQDVPKLNIPMGLEWTDQLLMKISELTGKPIPKSLETERGRLVDMMTDSHAWLHGKKFALYGDADFALGMTKFLLEMGAEVTDVLVNHANKRFKKAVEEVLKASPYGQSATVHIGKDLWHFRSLMFTNKPDFMIGNSYGKFIQRDTVYKGEEFEVPLIRIGFPIFDRHHLHRMTTLGYEGAMYMLTTLVNAVLEQLDKETKGMGTTDYNYDLIR